The Cytobacillus oceanisediminis DNA segment GACAAATTCCTTGGCCACACCAACATTGTTATTGATGGGAAGACTCCGAAACAAAAGCAGAAAGCTCTTAAAGACTTTGTTTCGGGTGACTATCTTTTCGGGATTGCCAACTATGAGCTGGTTCGGACAATGGCTGACCAATTCAAAGAACATCACTATGATGTCATCATTGCAGATGAAGCCCACCGACTGAAAAATCGTAATTCCGCCACCTACAAAGCCGTTTCCTCATTATCCTGTACTAATAGAATGGCAAGTACGGGAACACCCCTTCAAAATAATATCGAAGAATTGTACGCCCTCATGGAATGGGTTCAGCCAGGACTCCTTGGCAATATCACCAATTTCCGAAAAAAACACATTGTTTATGCCTCTAAGTTTGGCCGCCGCTATGTCCCAATCGGGCCAAAACGCCTCGGTGAGCTCAGACGAAACATATCCCCCTATATGCTCCGCCGCTTAAAAAAAGATGTGGCGCAGGATCTCCCTCCAATGATATTCCACCGCCGTGATGTTGAGATGAATAAATCTCAATCTGTCCTCTATGAAAAAGTCCAAGCAGATTTTCTTCAATTGCTCGAACAGCTGTCTACTCAGGAAGTCGAAGGGAAGTTTGATGACGAAGGCAACTGGGTTGAAGAAAAACGCAGCAATGAGGATAAAATTCTTGGTTATCTGTACATGATGGTGGCCATTTCCGACCATCCAGCACTTCTAAAGCATGGAAGGGGAATGTCCAAGCAGTACCAGGAATTAATCCCTGAAGATATCAAGTCTCCTAAACTAGAAGAGCTGCTGGATATCTGTAAAGATCGGATGGAGTCTGGCGTGGAAAAAATCGTGATCTTTACCCAATTTGCGCAGATGCAAAGCATTATAGCAGAAGAGTTAAGCAAGCTGGGAGAAGTGCAAACAGTCAATGGAAGCATGACTTCCGCTAAAAGACAGGAAGCATTTGACAGCTTCCAGCATAATGAGAATTGCAGATTCCTAATCGGTACTGACGCCATGAATTACGGGGTCAATCTCCAGTTTGCCAATACCCTGATTAATTATGACTGCCCATGGAACCCCGCCGTCTTTGAACAAAGGGCAGGAAGGGTTCATCGCATAGGGTCCACTCATGACGTGGTGGACATAATTAGTCTTGTAACATTGGGAACCATTGATGAAAAAATCCAGGAAACACTGGAAGAGAAACGCAGATTAGGGGAAGCGGTCATTGAGCGTAACGCTTCTGAGCGCTCCACCATGAATAGCTTAATTGCTTCCATTAAGAAGCAGCCTAAATCATAAAATCAGCCCGTCCATTTGGATGGGCTTTTTTAATACACAAAAGGAGAGATTTTAATGACAACTCTAACAAAATCAAAAGTGGATCAGTACTTGGAGAAGAGGAAAGAAGCGGCAGAGCTGCGGATGATTCTCGAGAAGTGGCAGAATTTTTATTCCAATGAAGCCATTTTTCATATGAAGTCAGATACCCTTAGCCTACTAAAAAGAGAGATGGATGATTTGAAGTGTCACCGTGATCAGGCTGAATTGGAACTAAGGAATTTCTGGTCATCTATGACTTTGGAGGAAAGGGAAGAATCCCGCCAGAAGTATTATGGGAAAAAACATTAATAGACTATAGGGACGCGAAACGTTGTTTGAATATGGAAAAAAATATGAATTATCATAAAAAAAGGATATTAAATAAGACTTATTTACCATATAATTAATGGTGGATAAATCATTAATCCGGAAGGGGAATAAGCTTTATGTTCCTCCCCCCCCCTTACTTAAAAAGAAGTTTATCCAGGAGGCAAACATGTATGAAATATTTAATTATATTTTTATCCATAATAGTGTTAGCTGGCTGCGGTGATACGCAGGCTGGTGGTTCTAGTAAAAGTACTTTTCGAGATACATATTGGGGGATGACACAAGAGGAAGTTAAGGAAGCAGCTGATACCTCAATGAATTTTAGAAAGGAATCGGATGAATTTATTTATTACAACGGTACTTTAAATAAAGAAGATGTTGATATAGTTTTTGAATTTGATAAAGGAAAACTAATATCTGCTTGGTACTCAATCGAAAATGGAATTTCAGATGAAGATAAGTCACCTATTTTCGTTACTGAGGGGAAATTAGAAAACTTTGAGTCTGACATTATTGAGCAACTGGAAAAAAAATATGGGAAACCAAAAGAACTTGAAGGAGAAGATGAAGATACAAGAAAATATCTTCAATTTGAAGACAAGGATACTGTCATAGAGTTTAACTCTCATGATAGTTATTTTTTAAAATTTGTCAGGATAACTTATAGCAGCAAAGAGCATATTGATCAAATAAAGGAAGACAAGGAAAAGGGTATTGAAGAAGAGTTGTAGGAAATGAGAAAAATAAATATTTGTGTTGTTTTAAATCATTTGGACCGGTGCTTAGCACTGGTCTTTTTTGTTGCAAAGGAGTGATAAGGTTGGAGCAATTAGAGTTACTGGGTGAAATGAAGGATTTCCGCCTGCATAAAAAATATCGGGAAGGCGTTTTTAAAACCCGAAGTGAAATCATGAGGGAGATGAATGAAGAAGGGCGTACCAGGATATTTTCTGTTTTGTCATTCGGAGGAGGAACCCAGTCCACACACTTAATGGAAATGCATCTTCAGGGCGAAATCGACTATGACTATATTATTTTTTCCGATACTGGTGCCGAACCAGAGTTCATCCATGAACAAGTGCGCTGGTGGCAAGACCGCCAAAGAGAATTGGGTAATACCACTCCATTCATCATTACAAGGCACAGCAGCATGGATCGGGGCCTGGAAGAAATGCTGATGCGCTATATCCATACAGACTATCAAAGGTTTCAGATGCCTGTTTATTGTAATCAAATCGATGAAAAGACGGGTGAAGAAATTAAAGGAGGGCTAATGCCAAGACAGTGCACAGTTGATTTTAAAATTGTTCCGGTCCAGCAGGCTGCAAGAAAGAGAATCCTTGCGGATTTAGGGCTGGGCTCCAACCAAAGAATGCCATCTGACGTTGGGATAATTATGGATATCGGATTCAGCTATGATGAAATGAACCGTATAAATTTATACCGATCTCCTCAATACAAATATATTTCTCTGTCATATCCTCTAGTCGAAGAGAACATGACAACAGAGGAAAGTATTCAATTTTTGAAGGACAACAATATGCCAGATAAAAGAAGCCGATGTTATTTGTGTCCTTTCAACTGTGATTCCAGGGGAGTGGATTGGAGGGAAATTATTGTCCATGAGTCTCTTTCTTTCCTCAAGGCATGCTATTTCGACGAACAGCTAAGAAAAGTTCAGAAAACTGGTAGAAAAAATATGAAGAGTGTTCCGTATTTTCATTATTCCCGTATGCCTTTAAAGGACGCATATCCGGAAGATTATGAATTCCTATCAGCTATCTATAAGAATGAGCTGGATGATTGGATTTCTTCATGGTCCACCATTTTGAGTGAAAAATACGGAAAAGTGATAGCGGCATAAATTTCTTTTTGTCAAAATAGGAGGATAGTGGAGATGTTTGATCCGAGGAAAACAGAAAGAGCCTTCATCCGAAAGGTGAAAAAGTCAGAAGGCTTATTTAAAACTGCAACCGGCAAGGACAACCGGATTGTCGATATAGATAAAGATGCATATTCCATTTTAACTGCCAAGTCAGCAGGAGGTAACAAAATCAAAAGAACTATGGTGCGAAGGGCAATTCAGTATGTCTACCATGTTAAGACAGTAACTAGAAAAGATTTGGAGAAGTTTTCCCGCTTCTCTTCCGCTCTTCTCGGGCTGCTGCGTACCATGCTTAGAGAATCGGTCAAGTATGTAAA contains these protein-coding regions:
- a CDS encoding DEAD/DEAH box helicase, whose product is MFSLRLSGDLLDIRIESKLSHQGFRDYTDFMRSLPGAYYVEAEYKWMVPKKNIDIFAQRYEDMTAWHTTIEAIKEIEEVILPEFPTLTDFSDFKLHPYEFQQQGISFLSHVGSGIIGDDMGLGKTVQTAGAAHMLHKQGKANKILVICPASLKYQWSKEIDKFLGHTNIVIDGKTPKQKQKALKDFVSGDYLFGIANYELVRTMADQFKEHHYDVIIADEAHRLKNRNSATYKAVSSLSCTNRMASTGTPLQNNIEELYALMEWVQPGLLGNITNFRKKHIVYASKFGRRYVPIGPKRLGELRRNISPYMLRRLKKDVAQDLPPMIFHRRDVEMNKSQSVLYEKVQADFLQLLEQLSTQEVEGKFDDEGNWVEEKRSNEDKILGYLYMMVAISDHPALLKHGRGMSKQYQELIPEDIKSPKLEELLDICKDRMESGVEKIVIFTQFAQMQSIIAEELSKLGEVQTVNGSMTSAKRQEAFDSFQHNENCRFLIGTDAMNYGVNLQFANTLINYDCPWNPAVFEQRAGRVHRIGSTHDVVDIISLVTLGTIDEKIQETLEEKRRLGEAVIERNASERSTMNSLIASIKKQPKS